The Pseudanabaena sp. BC1403 genome contains a region encoding:
- a CDS encoding glycosyltransferase family 1 protein — MLKITVDVTPIDAKPSGVGLYVFNLIDALSRLESSESFELGLAYQPRLKNWLKGNLDFPDNLMHYKKLYQIPVSVRAANLFIDYLPRLFSSYIESILGDTNIFHGTNYTVYPYQNIKKIISIYDLSFIKYPEYVDSVVQQYAKRLTKCLKWTDAVITISESSKQDIINYLNLPAEKIFVTPLASRYNTEFLNRLNLDQENQNCNFDFSKPYLLFVSTIEPRKNIQSIIKAFNWLKQNHKIDHQLVLIGRKGWKYEPVFEAIQSSPWKKEIHHLDYLSDELVALFYSRADVFVYPSHYEGFGLPVLEAMTLGAPVVAANTSSIPEVAGGAAILIDPNEFMQIAEAILTVISDRYLRQDLISKGKARANLFSWEKTAKETLKAYRSII; from the coding sequence ATGCTTAAAATTACGGTTGATGTTACCCCCATTGATGCTAAGCCTAGTGGTGTTGGCTTGTACGTTTTTAATCTTATTGATGCCTTATCTCGATTAGAAAGTTCAGAATCATTTGAATTAGGTCTAGCTTATCAGCCAAGATTAAAGAACTGGCTAAAAGGAAATCTTGATTTTCCAGATAATCTTATGCATTATAAGAAGCTCTATCAAATACCAGTATCCGTTCGAGCTGCGAACCTCTTTATAGATTATTTACCTAGATTGTTTTCTAGCTATATTGAATCTATTTTAGGCGATACTAATATATTTCATGGTACTAATTACACAGTATATCCCTATCAAAATATTAAAAAGATTATTAGTATCTATGACTTGAGCTTTATTAAGTATCCAGAATATGTTGATTCTGTAGTACAACAATATGCAAAAAGACTGACTAAATGTTTAAAATGGACAGATGCTGTAATTACGATTTCAGAAAGTTCAAAGCAGGACATAATTAATTATTTAAACTTGCCTGCTGAGAAGATTTTTGTTACTCCATTGGCTAGTCGCTACAATACTGAATTTCTAAATAGGCTAAATTTAGATCAGGAAAATCAAAATTGCAATTTTGATTTCTCTAAGCCTTATCTATTGTTTGTAAGTACGATCGAGCCAAGAAAGAATATACAATCGATTATTAAAGCTTTTAATTGGCTAAAACAAAATCACAAAATTGATCATCAATTAGTATTAATTGGTAGAAAGGGCTGGAAGTATGAACCAGTTTTTGAAGCAATACAAAGCTCACCTTGGAAGAAGGAGATCCACCACCTTGACTATTTGTCAGATGAATTAGTTGCGCTATTTTACTCAAGGGCTGATGTCTTTGTTTATCCATCTCATTATGAAGGATTCGGTTTGCCTGTGCTTGAGGCAATGACTTTGGGTGCGCCTGTGGTTGCTGCTAACACCTCATCAATACCAGAAGTTGCTGGAGGTGCAGCAATATTGATTGATCCTAATGAGTTTATGCAAATTGCTGAAGCAATACTAACAGTTATCAGCGATCGCTATTTACGGCAAGATCTGATTAGCAAAGGTAAAGCAAGAGCAAATTTATTTTCATGGGAAAAAACAGCAAAAGAAACGTTAAAAGCTTATAGAAGCATTATCTAA
- a CDS encoding GDP-mannose 4,6-dehydratase has translation MSKKALITGITGQDGSYLAELLIKKNYHVYGLVRRSSTSNLVRLNHVADDIHIISGDLLDQSSLMDAIAQSEPDEIYNLASQSYVPLSWTQPSLTAEYTAIGVSRILESIRRIKPDAKFYQASSSEVFGQPSESPQTEETAFRPRNPYGTAKAYAHWLTSNYRQYYNLYACCGITYTHESPRRGAEFVFRKITRGAAMIKLGLVKELKLGNLDARRDWCYAKDAVEAMWLIMQQEKADDYIIGSGETHSVRELVDHAFKYVGLNYQDYVSVDSAFYRPDENVQLVGSIDKIKNKAGWTPKYTFENLVEVMVEHDLKDLTENEL, from the coding sequence GTGTCAAAAAAAGCGCTTATAACTGGAATTACTGGACAAGATGGTTCATATCTTGCGGAACTGTTAATTAAAAAAAACTATCATGTTTACGGTTTAGTTCGGCGCTCTAGTACCAGCAATCTTGTTCGTTTAAATCATGTCGCTGACGATATTCATATTATTTCTGGCGATTTGTTGGATCAGTCATCGCTCATGGATGCGATCGCCCAATCAGAGCCAGATGAAATTTATAACCTTGCCTCTCAGAGCTATGTCCCACTTTCTTGGACACAGCCATCATTGACCGCAGAATATACTGCGATCGGGGTATCGCGTATCCTTGAGTCAATTCGCCGCATCAAGCCTGATGCAAAGTTTTATCAAGCATCTAGCAGCGAGGTTTTTGGTCAACCATCCGAATCTCCTCAAACCGAAGAAACTGCATTTCGTCCACGTAACCCCTATGGGACTGCCAAAGCTTATGCTCATTGGTTAACCAGCAATTATCGTCAATACTATAATCTTTATGCTTGTTGCGGTATCACCTATACCCATGAGTCTCCCCGTCGTGGCGCTGAGTTTGTTTTTCGGAAGATTACTCGTGGGGCAGCCATGATTAAGCTTGGATTGGTTAAAGAGTTAAAATTAGGTAATTTAGATGCTCGCCGCGACTGGTGCTACGCCAAAGATGCCGTCGAAGCAATGTGGTTGATCATGCAGCAAGAAAAGGCAGATGATTATATTATTGGGAGTGGGGAAACACATTCGGTTAGGGAATTAGTGGATCATGCCTTTAAATATGTAGGACTTAACTACCAAGACTATGTATCGGTGGATAGTGCTTTCTATAGACCTGATGAGAATGTACAGCTAGTAGGTAGTATTGACAAGATTAAAAATAAGGCTGGTTGGACTCCAAAATACACTTTTGAAAATTTAGTTGAAGTCATGGTTGAGCATGATCTTAAAGATTTGACTGAGAATGAGTTGTAA
- a CDS encoding radical SAM protein — protein MQDIKNFKYDPTQRMEIIRSIYLGLLEREPDDSGLFHWLKSWIDGDSLSHIAKCIVNSNEYKSLKSISGKSKEGDIVQKSEIIRGLYLGILKREPDADGLSQWMDTWTSWDDLEYISVCILSSDEYKCLSKSFYSRANTKTEDNSVYQKFPLIYKPENMPFLSQRGQARPLMLMIETINICNNDCIICPYSAQSRQKSTMPMHLFEKVVDDYIEMGGGAISLTPLVGEVLLDKLLLQRIDFVKSKKAITSLSVTTNALMAKNYTDYDLEILIRSFDQINISIYGLDREEYKLMTRRDMYDQVIDSIERILKFSQNNISFGFRHLKNRSKEDVQQWIDNLVSNTGKNVTIHSSTSTYSNWSYFDTSISLPFDASWSKVNVNKSQCLIPILSCQVMSNGDVSFCACANFNATGELMIGNIMENSLTEMYNSEKVRKLWDWETYGIPSFCQMCSFHTSVDSVGTVPWIFRDPVRYIGG, from the coding sequence ATGCAAGACATCAAAAATTTTAAGTATGATCCCACACAAAGGATGGAAATTATACGTTCAATATACTTGGGATTGCTAGAGCGGGAGCCTGATGATTCAGGCTTGTTTCACTGGTTAAAATCTTGGATAGATGGGGATAGTCTAAGTCATATTGCTAAGTGCATAGTAAATAGTAATGAATATAAATCTCTTAAGAGTATATCAGGCAAGTCTAAAGAGGGTGATATAGTCCAAAAATCAGAAATCATTAGGGGCTTATATCTAGGGATACTGAAGCGAGAGCCTGATGCTGATGGGTTATCTCAGTGGATGGACACTTGGACAAGTTGGGATGACTTGGAATACATAAGTGTATGTATACTAAGCAGCGATGAGTATAAGTGTCTTAGTAAATCCTTCTACAGTAGAGCTAATACGAAGACAGAAGATAACAGCGTTTATCAAAAGTTTCCACTGATATATAAACCTGAAAATATGCCTTTTCTATCTCAAAGAGGGCAGGCACGACCACTTATGCTGATGATAGAAACTATAAACATATGTAATAATGATTGCATAATCTGTCCTTATTCAGCACAGAGCCGACAGAAAAGTACAATGCCCATGCATTTATTTGAAAAAGTCGTTGATGACTACATAGAAATGGGGGGAGGAGCTATATCGTTGACTCCATTGGTTGGAGAAGTCTTACTAGATAAATTACTATTGCAGAGAATAGATTTTGTAAAATCAAAAAAGGCAATAACATCTTTATCAGTGACAACAAATGCTTTGATGGCAAAAAACTATACAGATTACGATTTAGAAATATTGATTCGATCATTTGATCAAATCAATATTTCAATATATGGTCTTGATAGAGAAGAATATAAACTAATGACTAGGAGAGATATGTATGATCAAGTTATCGATAGTATAGAGAGGATTTTGAAGTTTTCTCAAAACAATATCTCTTTTGGATTTCGACACCTTAAGAACAGGTCTAAGGAAGATGTTCAACAATGGATTGACAATCTAGTTTCAAATACAGGAAAGAATGTAACAATACATTCAAGCACTAGCACATACTCTAACTGGAGTTATTTCGATACGTCCATATCTCTACCTTTTGATGCTTCTTGGTCTAAAGTCAATGTAAATAAGTCTCAATGTTTAATACCTATCCTATCTTGTCAAGTTATGTCTAACGGTGATGTTTCATTCTGCGCCTGTGCAAATTTTAACGCAACTGGTGAATTGATGATCGGTAATATTATGGAAAATAGTCTAACAGAAATGTACAATAGTGAAAAAGTGCGAAAACTCTGGGATTGGGAAACTTATGGAATACCAAGTTTCTGTCAAATGTGTTCTTTTCATACTTCAGTTGATTCTGTGGGAACAGTTCCTTGGATTTTTAGAGATCCAGTAAGATATATTGGAGGTTGA